A stretch of DNA from Carya illinoinensis cultivar Pawnee chromosome 12, C.illinoinensisPawnee_v1, whole genome shotgun sequence:
CTTTTTCTGGTGGTTCAACAACATATGCGGATTCATCATCTGGTGGGAAGGTTTGCTTTCCTGCAGTGCATCCACAATTTTTAGGACCTGCTGGTGCAGTTTCATCCCATTACCCCAGACCTTATGTTAGTTTTCCTGATGGTAGTAATAACAGTAGTGGCGAGAGCAGTAGCAAATGGGGTAGGCGTGTTTTAGACCTTAACGCGGGTCCCGGAAGCCTAGATATAGAAGGGAGAGATGAGGCTTCTCTTCCACCAAGGCCACAGGCTAGTGCAGACGACCAAGCAATGATTTATCCTATGGCTGGTGGTGTTTTGAAGAGGAAGGAGCCTGAGGGTGGGTGGGATGGGTACAAGCAATCATCGTGGCAGTAGAATTGAGAAATCACACCATCTGATGACTCATGAAACCTTTCAAGTTATTGATTCTATGTTTGTCACTTCTAATGTGCATAGTCTACtcaccagagagagagagagagagagagagagaatctctGTAACGTTTCTTGGATTGTGCAGGGTAAGAAAGATGGGAAAAGGTTTTGGCAAAGAGTAACTTCCAATTGACGAGAAATTTTTTAGTGTTTTCTCCTTGTATCCCAACTCTTTCCATTCCTTCTCATCTAAATAAGAGGTAATATGTTGCATATTACATTTGATACGCTACTTCTTTTCGGCCGAAAGGATTGGAAAaaggtgcattcatgtgcatgttgtACTGTCTGAATAAAGCACCTATCTTTTATCTAACTTCATATTTCacaaaaaatgtggtttttctgttattcaaataaaatatgtaaccAAGTGTGCGTATTCATTCGTGTGTAAGAATGGGCGAACATGTTTTAGCGCAAATCAAAATTCAATAAGAAAGTCATCAGGATAAGGATCCCCTTCAATTCAATCTGTCTGAATCAGATGGTTCagttagaagagagagagatacataCAATGTGTGGATTTTAAAACGTTTAATAtcttaaaacatttaaatactgTGCCTGCCTGAAATTTCTGGATGGTGTACATCCATGTGCAAAATTGGAAGAATAGGTTTCAGCACAAATCAAATTGATTGGCCATTTCTTCCATAGGGTGTTCCACTACCACACAAGTTTTACGCCTGTGGATTCATGCATTTCTATTCCTTACACATAAAATACATGAGGCGAGAGAGCAACTGAATTCTTACAAGTTCACCTTGTGAAGTTTACTAATTCATCATTTCTTGATTACAGCTAATTTAGGACTATATCTTGAATAGAGTCAATTCAACAGACCTGTTCTCTTGCTTGGAATACACAAAAAGGGAAGAAATGACAAAAAACTTAGGACTTAAATTCTTTACAATgaacaaataaacaaagattAGAGTGGAAGGATTTACTTTTTTCCTGATAATtatgacaaaaaagaaaatagtctCAGAGCAGGTGACCTTTATAGAGAGCTATGCTAAGACATACTTCAGAAACATGATCCCTACAGCAGACTGCAGCTTCTGGGTGACATGGCCAAGGTAGAAATTCCAGAGTAGGTGGTTTCATTTGAGACAGATGAGACTCCTCCCTGGAAGCAGATTTCTGCAGGTTTTAAGTAACAAATTATGCCAAGGAAACTGAAGAATCAGGATAGAGGAGATACCagaaacataatatttaaaataacttttttgtCTCGGCATAATCAGTTAGCCAGGGACCAGTAAAATATTATCAAGTCAATAATACTAATCtattatctctcttttttttttttttatgaataaatctattatctatctattattaacatatataattatgaaagcgtgtaaaccatttttttttctctctctttactcaaacaaaatttatgatgtttttcatcattttttcagAAACCCATGAGAGAAAGGGGAGACAAGGTCAAAATGCTCAACCAAGTTTTGGAGATCAATGTGTTAACATTGACACACTCAAAAGTTCTATTTTATTGTATGATAATGGTTTAAGTTATCTTAACTTAGTTGtaatctttttcatttaataaatctaACTATTATTACACATCATGCAACTAGTTATGGAAAAAACTACAGCAAAGCAATGTGAGCAAATGATGCAGAAGCAAAACAACCTTAATAGGGTTTAATTTAAGATGAAAGTTGATAATAGCACAGTGCATGTAAGGCTAGAAGTACATTCAATTTGCTGACCATGTCAGCGATCCTAATCCCAGAGTGGAATATCATTCCCAAAACACGGGAtaacttttttgataagtaacaaaAACTGAATATTTGAAGGATTGTAGGCAATCCTTTCAATTGTAAGAAATAAAGGTACTAACGATAAACATCCGCGACGTGgctttttcttcctctctttttgCTTCTGTTGTGGCTTGAGAACCATCTTGATTGCAGCATCAAAAATTGCTTTCACATTCTGCAATTGCAATGTAAACGGTCAATTACAGCATAAAAAACAGATATGACTCAAGGTGTCAGATTTGGAACTACGGTATTCCTTTACCACAATTCAGGATTCTTCAATAAAACAATGGGTTATCATGCCTTTTTTCTGTACACGTAAGGCAAAATATTGAAGACCAAAGCAAATGAAAGACATGCAAGCGGAGAACCATACATGATCATTGAAAGTGAGAATTTAATACCCATATGCATCACAGACATTGCAAGTATCCACTCTACATGGAGAGTAGTGGGTCAATACAGGCTAGACAGCAGAGCTTCCAGAGGGGGATTTCATAACAGACACCATTTTTGTTAACATTGAGATAATTTATCAGAAAGAGCCAAAAAGGCTGCAGGGATATCATTTGCAGGAAACTGGCATCATAACTGCATAATGTGAAATAGTTCTTTTGACCTTTTGTCAAATGTTTCCATAATTTCAAAATTGCATCGGCAGCACCAGCAcatcatatttaaaaatatattatatgccctGGTCTTGGTTTTTTCAAAGATACGTCAGACATATTTGTAGTCAGATAATTGCTGCTGAACATTAGAACCTTAATTATATGGTAAGAGGCCAGAATGGTAACTCATTTCTTTGAGTTTCTAGGATCCCACTAATACAGATCAATGAAACATGCCACAAACTGCATTTTTCCAAgttttgaattcaaatttttttaagtaggAAAAATAGGTCCTGTAATCCAGTTCTTTTAAGTTACAGTAAGATTTTAAGACCCTAGTTTTTCATTTTGTCATCATGATCCCAATTATAGCCCATTTTCAATCCTTCCATTCTGTCTACACCATATGATGGACGTGGGGTGGAGAGAAGCGAATCCTTCCCTTCCCAAGTAGGGGATTCCCCCTCCCACCCAGATGTCCCACACCATTGGGTGGAGTGGGGGGCATACCCTCATTCTTTTtccctaattattaattttacagTTCTTATTTTGCATCTTTTGGGATTGTTTTCTTGGTCAAGTGGCGGTGTGTGATTGGTCTAATGTGTGAAATTTGACACATGGCAGACCTTCTATTAAAAACTAGACCTTTAATTGTCAAGTACTAATTTGGCAAATGGTGAAAACTCATGGGGATTTTGGTCAATTCCCTTTGTATCTTTAGTCAATAGAAGTGATTACAATTGAATGAGGATGCCACCTTTTTATTTGAAGCCAAAAATGCACTGCTGCACTACTTACATCTTAAGAAATGCTAGTTCATTCGTACCTGCTGAGTTCTTGAGCTGCATTCTATATAATATGTAGCACCAATCTGTTTAGAGAGTTCCACACCCTGATTATATGAAAACCATTACCATGAATGGAACCAAACATAACCATCAAGGTGTAGAGAGCAACTAATGGGGAAAAAAGCACACCTGTGCAGTTGTCACAGGCATCAATCCAGGGTGATCAGTCAAATAGTGCTTATCATCACGAAGATCTATTTGTGCATTATAACCCACATTAATTACAGAATTTAGTTAGTCAACATAACAATCAAAAGATGAATGCCACTACAATCTAAATAAATGCTAATTTGTGAATTTTCCTTTTACTGTAGTTAAAATTCATAAGTTCTATATTAGTCCTGCTTATTAGAGGCCTAAATAATGACCTCCAAAAATATGTCATTTGCAGGTAATGTTCAGTAATATGAGTACCATTACCATTGACAATTGCAACACCAATTACATTAAGGTTATTAAAACATTAAACTTGCCCTTTGATTATATCAAATAAAGCATGATGTCAAAGGTAAAATGATCTCTTAGAACTAAAATCACGGACCAAGTCACCAAGGGCTAGGTTCACAAAaaatgtaacagataaataaagTCGTTTCACAAATAATAGGTATGCAGCAAGGTTAAATAGAAATCTTATTAAGGGTATACAAAAAGAACCCACTCAGATCAGTAAGTTAGTAGAGCGCAGGCGTAGAACGGTGAATGGCAGCCACTTTCATCATATCTACCTCCATAACTTCTTTTAAGTGGGGGGTCCCCCTTATTCCATGCTCCCAAATGACATTCATGAGTCAACATAACAGGGCTCCTATCAAAAGGATGTTGCTCTTCCCACCATGTTACAATTATTACTGTGTGGAAGTTGTGCACTTGTAAAAATGAGTAAACCATTTCAAATACATGAGTCTCCATGTTTTAACAAAACACTCTTCTTCTCGATTAGGGTCAGATTTACTAGATAGAGGGCATGCCACCGATATCACTTTCCTACACAGCTGCTTTAAGCGCATCTAcagatttgttttttaaaactcaCCCAATTTGGTACCAACCAGCACCACAGGAATTCCAGGGGCATAATGCTGAAGTTCGGGGATCCACTGATCAAGAAATTAAGTATTAGAATAGCTCATTTATGCAAAGAACAAAGATGACGATGAATTAAAAGACTTCCGGGGAAACTCACCTTTTTTAGTACGTTTTCGTAGCTTGCACGACTGACTAATGAGAAAGCTAATACAAAGACATCTGCCCCTCTGTAGCTCAATGGTCTTAATCTATTGTAATCCTCTTGCCCTATGAATTTCATTGAACACAGATGAAAAATTAACAAACTTGCCCAGTTTGGCAAATCTATCTGGAAAACTCAGGGACCAATTCAAgacataaggaaaaaaaaaaacacagcagATAAATGATGAAGCTAAATGCGCGATTATAGGCATCAAAGAAATTATACCAGCCGTGTCCCAGAGACCCAAGTTGACAGTGGTGCCTTCAACTACCACATTTGCACTGAAGTTATCAAACACCGTTGGTATATAATCCTGATCAATAGAAAACAAAATCCATTTGAATCTAGAAAAGCTAAGAATGAAAGAGTTTAAGAAAACAAGAGGAACAGCAATAGCtacatttttttccaaatttttataaatgaaacaTCTGTTGAAACCAAGATAACTATTTCATTAGGAATAATGAAAAGAAGGTAAAACCCAATGGAAGCttttggtgagagagagagagagagagagagagagagagagagagagcaaatttttctatacaaaatcataaaaaagcacaaaaattgAACCACACAATA
This window harbors:
- the LOC122289748 gene encoding rac-like GTP-binding protein ARAC8; the encoded protein is MASSVSRFIKCVTVGDGAVGKTCMLICYTSNKFPTDYIPTVFDNFSANVVVEGTTVNLGLWDTAGQEDYNRLRPLSYRGADVFVLAFSLVSRASYENVLKKWIPELQHYAPGIPVVLVGTKLDLRDDKHYLTDHPGLMPVTTAQGVELSKQIGATYYIECSSRTQQNVKAIFDAAIKMVLKPQQKQKERKKKPRRGCLSNLLPGRSLICLK